The proteins below come from a single Pichia kudriavzevii chromosome 2, complete sequence genomic window:
- a CDS encoding uncharacterized protein (PKUD0B09815), with the protein MKNNLVNDPSDTPFFNKYQNVQSKVNYPIFETQEERLTSEIINDLVNDENLLNDSDLSDSYDPLEELLLLTPSTSSYSMHANDQFLDFDNPLNQPLPPSDPLWTTSSYLPPHSTEPLLEESSTISNILYNNKMKEQLRKKRNSSTDLTSNLKNRYSGSLHSHSNSSLNLNKPQRITKPVSPESKRSNQTINRFRSQSVSAVPLLTPLPSFNSTSSSFSSTSSPSLKIQKDRVGSISPNTKATNPFYHPPAILKRLSNSE; encoded by the coding sequence atgaaaaataatttGGTCAACGATCCTTCTGATACCCCCTTTTTCAATAAGTACCAAAATGTTCAAAGTAAAGTCAACTACCCTATTTTCGAGACACAAGAAGAGAGGTTGACCAGTGAAataatcaatgatttggtGAATGATGAAAATCTACTAAATGATTCCGATTTGTCGGATTCATATGACCCATTAGAAGAGTTACTCTTGTTGACCccttcaacttcttcttaCTCTATGCACGCAAATGACCAGTTTCTAGATTTTGACAACCCCTTGAATCAACCACTACCTCCTTCTGATCCTTTATGGACAACGTCTTCGTATCTCCCTCCTCATTCTACAGAGCCGTTGCTGGAAGAGTCGTCGACAATTTCCAACATTTTATATAACAACAAGATGAAGGAACAGCtgagaaaaaagagaaattcCTCTACAGATTTAACctcaaatttgaagaacagaTACTCTGGTAGCTTACATTCACATTCAAATTCCTCTCTAAATCTGAACAAACCACAGAGAATCACCAAACCTGTTTCTCCAGAGTCAAAACGTTCAAACCAAACTATCAACAGATTCAGATCACAGTCTGTTAGTGCAGTACCTTTGCTAACCCCTTTACCTTCCTTCAATTCGACATCAtcctcattttcttcaacctccTCTCCCTCTCTGAAAATACAAAAGGATAGAGTTGGAAGCATATCTCCAAACACAAAAGCTACAAATCCGTTTTATCACCCTCCAGCAATTCTCAAAAGATTGAGTAATTCAGAATAA
- a CDS encoding uncharacterized protein (PKUD0B09820; Pfam Domains: DUF6(2.9e-06)), with product MSTHVITSPRLDKSPGFQIFKSPALRSLSSANLLHFIDHPNDTVNDELDEHNILSDVREIIIVEETSVWITGLIYLVGTVAFWILSVQLMNGVMKKTDYHHPLLAAYLNGSCFLFLGIRPLYSEFLAYGRDMNLLNDHNRHENYSSMDAAEESMSLPEVRLSKSEIGKVAFTASLFYFLTCYFGSAALNYTSASNQTILATSSSVFSLILGVLCNIERFTLGKLASVCLSMLGIILITSNKASSISVVTLASKFSTELIGNLLAITGAFAYSAFMTLLKMKLGKQTDSDSDSLLYGLLGLSTLLCGIPILLFYHVLGWEVLEMPQKFYIFGMLLTSSFFNALSDYFASCASLITSPLSVSLSLCAAIPITMFIDSYCNDGLNLSIQYLVGVLFIFSAFIFTNITEEKETVQSAIDNAVEEAINHDESLSVYLSPRLKSTNSAPTSITDLSISHTLDSSTDDVVPKLIVTGGQNHKYFFREINNR from the coding sequence ATGTCAACACATGTAATCACTTCCCCTCGTTTGGATAAATCACCTGGATTTCAGATTTTCAAGTCCCCAGCCCTTAGATCGCTCTCATCTGCAAACTTGCTCCATTTTATCGACCATCCAAATGATACTGTTAATGATGAATTAGACGAACACAACATTTTGAGCGATGTACGTGAAATCATCATAGTTGAGGAAACAAGTGTGTGGATTACAGGTTTGATCTATTTGGTTGGGACTGTTGCATTTTGGATACTGTCtgttcaattgatgaacGGCGTCATGAAGAAAACAGATTATCATCATCCCCTGTTGGCTGCTTATCTGAATGGTAGTTGCTTCTTATTCCTCGGCATCAGACCTTTGTATAGTGAATTTCTCGCATATGGGAGAGACATGAACCTATTGAACGATCACAACCGCCATGAAAACTATTCATCAATGGATGCTGCGGAGGAATCAATGTCACTTCCGGAGGTAAGGTTATCCAAATCTGAGATTGGGAAAGTAGCATTTACAGCATCGctattttatttcttaaCCTGCTATTTTGGATCGGCCGCTTTGAATTACACTTCTGCATCAAACCAGACTATTTTAGCAACTTCCTCGTCAGTTTTCTCACTTATACTAGGTGTTTTATGCAATATCGAAAGGTTCACCTTGGGGAAGCTAGCATCTGTTTGCCTTTCCATGCTAGGGATCATCTTGATAACTTCCAATAAAGCCTCCAGTATAAGCGTAGTCACATTAGCATCCAAATTCAGTACGGAACTCATTGGGAACTTACTGGCTATAACTGGAGCTTTTGCCTATTCAGCATTCATGACATTACTAAAGATGAAACTGGGCAAACAGACAGATTCGGATTCAGATTCTTTATTGTACGGATTACTAGGTCTTTCCACACTACTTTGTGGGATACCaattttacttttttaTCATGTATTGGGATGGGAAGTCCTGGAAATGCCCCAAAAGTTTTACATTTTTGGTATGCTATTAACATCgtcatttttcaatgcGTTATCTGATTATTTTGCCTCTTGCGCATCTTTGATCACATCACCTTTATCTGTTTCATTGTCATTATGTGCTGCAATACCAATAACAATGTTTATTGATTCTTACTGCAATGATGGATTGAACCTTTCAATACAATATTTAGTTGGGGtgttgtttattttttctgctTTTATTTTCACAAACATtacagaagaaaaagagacTGTACAAAGTGCAATTGACAATGCGGTCGAGGAAGCAATCAATCATGATGAATCATTGTCTGTGTATTTGTCTCCACGCTTAAAATCAACTAATTCGGCCCCTACAAGTATCACTGACCTATCAATTTCCCATACACTTGACAGTAGCACCGACGATGTTGTCCCTAAGTTGATAGTTACTGGTGGTCAGAACCacaaatatttttttagaGAAATTAACAATCGCTAA
- a CDS encoding uncharacterized protein (PKUD0B09810), producing the protein MSRQPSTPPPMEDEAYNPFFQTPHKGSSGSNTGNVTIINSHSIKSKKYEKNHTMLFTPQTPCVQGSEEDFPCSLLPMSPQTTTHKSHATLDVFNTKKNSMNPLRTPETTPRYRKWEVSDSALEGSSLLPFTPGPRKREGLLECRARYNEEHKIEPKKLLDFGKSSLMKCEDYSNKEDELMNYNSSEYESEEDSQTKLLQEKLKIQLDCNEYPTKDPQTPRHQIGSDDIIRRLGEEKLKYPELNKVDDIVVHKSIKNPFIVDKVGKKTTNRKIRTDHNSRFDKELELVYHSTGEKFYVQLSEEAQRIKPKKLNFSEFKRVSDKFDPTVVSTPVEEIDFLQTPQRGNKMSIKGLLNYDGSTDADTEESEDEVPKGVNHEKIANPFRGEFSSCHEFPIEKFSDYLHVQRHEGRDKYIAGEIEYVNHHTGEHKVEKLSRDVSPIRPRKLNFDN; encoded by the coding sequence ATGAGTCGTCAACCATCAACCCCACCGCCAATGGAAGATGAGGCATATAATCCTTTTTTCCAAACACCACATAAGGGCAGTAGTGGCAGCAATACTGGGAATGTGACGATTATCAACAGCCATTCCATCAAGAGCAAAAAATACGAAAAGAATCACACTATGTTGTTTACACCGCAAACACCTTGTGTGCAGGGAAGCGAAGAGGACTTCCCATGTAGTTTGCTACCAATGTCACCGCAAACCACCACTCATAAAAGCCATGCAACACTCGATGTGTTCAACACCAAGAAGAATTCGATGAACCCATTGAGAACCCCAGAGACTACGCCAAGGTACCGCAAATGGGAAGTATCGGACTCAGCTTTAGAAGGCAGCAGTTTGTTGCCGTTTACTCCAGGTCCCaggaaaagagaaggaTTATTGGAATGTAGGGCCAGGTATAATGAGGAACATAAGATTGAGCCGAAGAAGTTGCTGGATTTTGGTAAAAGTAGTCTGATGAAATGCGAAGACTACTCAAACAAGGAAGACGAATTAATGAACTACAATTCTAGTGAGTATGAAAGTGAGGAGGATTCTCAAACCAAACTACTACAAGAGAAGCTGAAGATCCAACTTGACTGTAATGAATATCCAACAAAGGATCCACAAACACCACGACACCAAATTGGAAGTGATGATATCATCAGAAGGTTAGGGGAGGAGAAGCTGAAATACCCCGAGTTGAATAAAGTGGATGACATAGTAGTCCATAAAAGTATAAAGAATCCATTTATTGTGGATAAGGttgggaaaaaaacaactaATAGGAAAATACGTACCGATCACAATTCAAGGTTTGATAAGGAGCTCGAGTTAGTCTATCATTCTACAGGAGAGAAATTTTATGTTCAGCTATCGGAAGAAGCACAGAGAATCAAGCCCAAAAAGTTAAATTTCTCTGAATTCAAGAGAGTCAGTGATAAGTTTGACCCCACAGTTGTTAGTACTCCTGTTgaggaaattgattttttacAGACCCCACAGAGAGGCAACAAGATGTCAATTAAGGGACTATTGAATTATGACGGAAGCACAGATGCAGATACAGAAGAATCAGAAGACGAAGTCCCCAAAGGGGTCAACCATGAGAAAATTGCCAATCCTTTTAGGGGCGAATTTAGTAGCTGCCATGAATTtccaattgagaaattcagTGATTATCTTCATGTGCAACGCCATGAGGGTCGGGATAAATACATTGCTGGTGAAATCGAATATGTGAATCACCATACTGGAGAGCACAAGGTAGAGAAGTTGTCAAGAGACGTGTCACCAATACGCCCCCGGAAACTCAACTTTGacaattga
- a CDS encoding uncharacterized protein (PKUD0B09805), giving the protein MSDTESLFDGGLFEEPEEFQRKEIPSHFAKYERKYQTPEFHHSIDEIQLRLVGKSPLWGHLLWNAGTYTANYIEKHPKEVRGKKVVEFGAASALPSLLCALNGAERVICTDYPDPDLLSNIKYNVEHLEYSPAQEIIDVEGFIWGNPVEDISRKLGGNGKADFLIMSDLVFNHSEHHKLLKSCKELIQPLEEGKPRSGGRCLVVWSPHRPVPKMVENDFKFFSDAEELFNFDVEHVEMVHWDHPMFPDDPKETEEIRKRVYCYILHPTW; this is encoded by the coding sequence ATGTCAGATACCGAGTCTCTCTTTGACGGTGGGTTGTTTGAAGAACCTGAGGAGTTTCAAAGAAAGGAAATTCCTTCACATTTTGCCAAATACGAAAGAAAATACCAAACACCAGAGTTCCATCATtctattgatgaaatccaGCTGAGGTTGGTTGGCAAATCCCCCCTATGGGGGCACTTGTTATGGAATGCAGGTACGTATACTGCCAATTACATTGAAAAGCATCCCAAAGAAGTTAGGGGGAAGAAGGTGGTTGAGTTTGGTGCAGCGTCTGCACTACCATCGTTACTATGTGCCTTGAACGGAGCAGAGAGGGTGATATGTACAGACTATCCAGATCCAGATTTGTTGTCGAACATCAAGTACAACGTTGAACATCTGGAGTATTCGCCGGCACAAGAGATCATAGACGTTGAAGGTTTCATTTGGGGTAATCCGGTTGAGGACATTTCCCGCAAACTAGGCGGCAACGGCAAGGCCGACTTCCTCATTATGAGTGACTTGGTGTTCAACCACAGCGAGCACCACAAACTCCTCAAATCATGCAAGGAACTCATCCAACCACTGGAGGAGGGCAAACCCAGAAGTGGTGGTAGATGCTTGGTTGTCTGGTCACCGCACCGACCAGTGCCAAAGATGGTGGAAAACGatttcaagttcttcaGTGACGCCGAGGAGCTGTTCAATTTTGACGTTGAACACGTGGAAATGGTCCATTGGGACCATCCAATGTTCCCCGACGACCCCAAGGAAACCGAGGAAATACGAAAGAGGGTCTACTGCTACATCCTCCACCCGACGTGGTGA